The Candidatus Bathyarchaeia archaeon DNA segment GACGATGCGGTTAAAAGGTTTGTTGGGACCCGCAAGTTCATCAACGTCACGAATCACGAGGGCAGAACTGTTCCCTTTAAGCTTGACCCAGACAACCCAACGAGTATGGGTCCGATAGCGTTGCCGAATTACTATTTTGAGTTTAAGCGGCAACAGGAAGAAGCTATGAAAAACGCTTTGAAAGTAATCCAAGACGTAAACAAAGAGTACGCTGAGATTAGTGGCAGAAGCTACGGAGATGGACTGGTTGATGCGTACTATGTTGAGGATGCGGAAGTAGCTATTGTCTGTTTAGGCTCTACGGCGGGCACTGTGAAAGCTGTTGTGGACGAGTTGAGAGCGGAAGGCGTCAAGGCTGGACTGCTTAGAATTCGCACTTTCCGACCATTACCCGTTGAAAGAATAGTTGACACGTTGAAAAATGCGAAGGCGGTGGCTGTGATGGACAGAAGCATGAGTTTCGGCGGAAACGGCGGACCAGTTTTCCATGAAGTTCGCCATGCACTTTATGACGCGGACAAGCATCCTTACATTGTAAATTACATTTATGGTTTAGGCGGAAGAGACACAAGCCCAATGCAAATTCGCAAGATTTACGAGGATTTACAGAAGATTCTGCGAATAAAACGCGTTGAAACACGCGTGCAGTATTTGGGATTAAGGGAATAGGAGGAGATGAAAAGATGCAAACAGAAGCTGAATGGAAATTCACCGCAAAAGACATCGCTGAAAAACCAGACCTGTTCCTGTCAGGACACAGAGCATGCGCGGGTTGTGGACCAGCAACTGTTTTGAGGTTAATAATGAAAGCGGTTAGAGGACCCACGATAGTTACTAATGCGACTGGGTGTATGGAGGTTGTTTCGTCAATTTATCCGTACACTTCTTGGGCTATTCCATGGCTGCACACGGCTTTTGAGAATGCTGCTGCGAACGCTTCGGGAATTGAAGCTGCATTGAAGATTTTGAAGAAGAAGGGTAGAAGTAAGCATGAGCATGTGGACGTTATTGCCTTGGCTGGAGACGGCGGTACCTACGACATTGGCATACAAGCGCTTTCTGGCGCAGTTGAAAGAGGACATGACTTTCTCTATGTGCTCTATGATAATGAGGCTTACATGAACACTGGCATACAGCGCAGTGGAGGAACACCATTAGGCGCTTCAACAACCACTTCGCCAGCCGGCACAGTTATTCCCGGCAAGTTAGAGCATAAAAAACCCATTGCAGATATTATGGTGGCTCATGACATG contains these protein-coding regions:
- a CDS encoding transketolase C-terminal domain-containing protein is translated as MKSVVKQEVLALNGDEAVAFAAKQSDVDVVAAYPITPQTIIVERFSEYVANGEVETEFVCTESEHSALTACLAASVTGARAFTASASAGLALMHEMLFVTSGCRAPVVMAIANRALSAPLNIHGDHSDTMTERDSGWIQIYVENAQEAYDSVIQAFKIAENTDVLLPVIVGLDGFTLSHTLENVHVLSDDAVKRFVGTRKFINVTNHEGRTVPFKLDPDNPTSMGPIALPNYYFEFKRQQEEAMKNALKVIQDVNKEYAEISGRSYGDGLVDAYYVEDAEVAIVCLGSTAGTVKAVVDELRAEGVKAGLLRIRTFRPLPVERIVDTLKNAKAVAVMDRSMSFGGNGGPVFHEVRHALYDADKHPYIVNYIYGLGGRDTSPMQIRKIYEDLQKILRIKRVETRVQYLGLRE
- a CDS encoding thiamine pyrophosphate-dependent enzyme, which encodes MQTEAEWKFTAKDIAEKPDLFLSGHRACAGCGPATVLRLIMKAVRGPTIVTNATGCMEVVSSIYPYTSWAIPWLHTAFENAAANASGIEAALKILKKKGRSKHEHVDVIALAGDGGTYDIGIQALSGAVERGHDFLYVLYDNEAYMNTGIQRSGGTPLGASTTTSPAGTVIPGKLEHKKPIADIMVAHDMPYVATASPYYWRDLLVKVRKGLEVNGPAFLHVFAPCPRGWRSDPAKSIELSRLAVETCIFPLWEAVNGEYQLSTPSKVFALAPQKKKPVKEYLQVQGRFRHLFTPKFEKLTEEIQRVTDERWKRLLKKCGM